A genomic window from Populus nigra chromosome 7, ddPopNigr1.1, whole genome shotgun sequence includes:
- the LOC133699882 gene encoding protein EXORDIUM-like 5 produces the protein MSQRPYSPLSFCCALFIPLLSIHHVYASTSSTSSPQVQTLNTKPDIINPKLPPRTLSSSKKFEGSSDLVNLRYHMGPVLSSAPINIYLIWYGRWANSQKLLIKDFINSISPSTVAAKPSVSDWWRTVSLYTDQTGANVSRSILIAGEYADSAYSHGTGLTRLTIQQVIASAVRSAPFPVDHKNGIYLILTSQDVTMQDFCRAVCGFHYFTFPSMVGYTLPYAWVGNSGKQCPEVCAYPFAVPGYMGGGGPGALKPPNGDVGVDGMISVIGHELAELSSNPLVNAWYAGEDPTAPTEIGDLCEGLYGTGGGGGYIGQVMRDRKGRTFNLNGRRGRKFLVQWIWSPELKACAGPNALD, from the coding sequence ATGTCACAACGTCCTTATTCCCCCCTTTCATTTTGTTGTGCCCTTTTCATACCATTACTATCTATTCACCATGTCTATGCTTCAACTTCTTCAACTAGTTCCCCACAAGTTCAAACCTTGAACACAAAACCAGATATTATAAACCCAAAACTACCACCAAGAACCCTCTCATCCTCTAAGAAATTTGAGGGCTCATCAGATTTAGTCAACCTTCGTTACCATATGGGTCCAGTCCTCTCTTCAGCCCCTATAAACATCTACCTTATCTGGTATGGCCGTTGGGCTAATTCTCAAAAACTTCTCATCAAGGACTTCATTAACTCCATCTCCCCCTCAACTGTTGCCGCCAAGCCCTCCGTCTCTGACTGGTGGCGCACTGTGTCTTTGTACACAGATCAAACTGGGGCTAACGTCTCACGTTCAATACTCATAGCTGGCGAATATGCTGACAGTGCTTATTCACATGGGACTGGCTTAACAAGACTTACAATCCAACAAGTGATAGCTTCAGCAGTAAGATCTGCACCTTTCCCAGTAGATCACAAGAATGGGATCTACCTCATATTGACCTCACAAGATGTGACCATGCAAGACTTCTGTAGAGCAGTGTGTGGGTTCCATTACTTTACATTTCCATCAATGGTTGGCTACACATTGCCTTATGCTTGGGTTGGTAACTCAGGCAAACAATGCCCTGAAGTATGTGCTTACCCTTTTGCAGTCCCTGGTTATATGGGTGGAGGTGGACCAGGAGCCTTGAAGCCACCAAATGGGGATGTGGGTGTTGATGGAATGATTAGTGTTATAGGCCATGAACTTGCAGAGTTGTCTTCAAATCCCTTGGTGAATGCTTGGTATGCTGGGGAGGATCCAACAGCACCAACTGAGATAGGGGATTTGTGTGAAGGGTTGTATGGGACAGGTGGCGGTGGTGGGTATATAGGGCAGGTGATGAGGGATAGGAAAGGCAGGACCTTTAATTTGAATGGTAGAAGAGGGAGGAAGTTCTTGGTGCAATGGATCTGGAGCCCCGAGTTGAAGGCATGTGCCGGTCCTAATGCTTTGGACTGA
- the LOC133698688 gene encoding uncharacterized protein LOC133698688 produces MCIAVFLWQAHPLYPFLLLLNRDEYHSRPTKPLGWWEGGEILGGKDELAGGTWLGCTRDGKIAFITNVRELKSIPQAKSRGDLTLRFLESNKNPKEYAEELSKEADQYNGFNLILADISSKSMVYLTNRPKPENFIVMEVTPGMHVLSNASLDSPWPKAQRLGHGFKDLLEKYGEAELPTKEMAEILMTNTIKDDESMLPGIYPSEREHQLSSIFIEADTPLGRYGTRSTCALSVKSSGEVNFYERYLDKDQWKEHTMSYQIKKMEVHG; encoded by the exons ATGTGTATAGCAGTGTTTTTATGGCAAGCTCACCCTCTTTATCCATTTCTCTTGTTACTCAACAGAGATGAATATCACAGCCG GCCAACAAAGCCTCTGGGATGGTGGGAAGGTGGAGAGATTCTAGGTGGGAAAGATGAGCTTGCAGGTGGGACATGGCTGGGTTGCACCAGAGATGGTAAGATTGCTTTTATCACTAATGTTAGAGAACTTAAATCAATCCCTCAAGCAAAGTCTCGAGGTGACCTTACCCTTCGTTTTTTAGAG AGCAACAAGAACCCAAAGGAATATGCAGAGGAGCTTTCCAAGGAGGCAGATCAGTATAATGGGTTTAACCTGATATTAGCTGATATATCTTCTAAATCCATGGTTTACTTAACAAATAGGCCAAAACCAGAAAATTTCATAGTCATGGAGGTGACACCAGGGATGCATGTACTGTCAAATGCAAGCCTAGACTCTCCATGGCCTAAG gcACAACGTCTTGGCCATGGTTTTAAAGACCTCCTGGAAAAATATGGTGAAGCGGAACTTCCCACAAAAGAGATGGCTGAAATACTAATGACCAACACAATTAAAGATGATGAAAGCATGCTTCCTGGAATATATCCTTCTGAGCGGGAACACCAGTTAAGTTCTATATTCATCGAGGCAGACACTCCCCTG GGACGATATGGAACTAGAAGTACTTGTGCATTGTCCGTAAAATCAAGTGGAGAGGTTAACTTTTACGAAAGGTATCTTGACAAGGACCAGTGGAAAGAGCACACAATGAGTTACCAGATCAAAAAGATGGAAGTACATGGGTGA